One Trichoderma atroviride chromosome 7, complete sequence DNA segment encodes these proteins:
- a CDS encoding uncharacterized protein (MEROPS:MER0000356~SECRETED:SignalP(1-15)), protein MRSVIALSVAAVAQASSFQVGTIHESSAPVLSNIEANAIPDNYIIKFKDHVDEAGADKHQNWIQSIHDEGEQQRLELRKRSSIFGADEAFDGLKHTFKIGDFKGYAGHFTEDIIEQVRNHPDVEYIERDTIVHTMLPLDSQDSVVVEDSCNPETEKQAPWGLARISHRDTLGFGTFNKYLYTADGGEGVDAYVIDTGTNIEHVDFEGRAKWGKTIPAGDEDEDGNGHGTHCSGTVAGKKYGVAKKAHVYAVKVLRSNGSGTMSDVVKGVEYAALSHQEQVKQAKAGKRKGFKGSVANMSLGGGKTSALDAAVNAAVKAGVHFAVAAGNDNADACNYSPAAATEPVTVGASALDDSRAYFSNYGKCTDIFAPGLSIQSTWIGSKYAVNTISGTSMASPHIAGLLAYYLSLQPAGDSEFAVAPITPNKLKKDLITIATQGTLSDIPADTPNLLAWNGAGCSNYSQIVKAGGYKAKAQKQTKLPATIEELEDAIEGDFEVVSGKIVKGAKSFGSKAEKFAKKIHDLVEEEIDEFMSELSE, encoded by the exons ATGCGGTCCGTCATCGCTCTCTCTGTGGCGGCCGTCGCCCAGGCCAGCTCGTTCCAGGTTGGCACCATCCACGAGAGCTCTGCTCCCGTCCTCAGCAATATTGAGGCCAACGCCATTCCGGACAACTACATCATCAAATTCAAGGATCACGTTGATGAGGCTGGTGCCGACAAGCACCAGAACTGGATCCAGAGCATCCACGATGAaggcgagcagcagcgccttgaGCTCCGCAAGCGAAGCAGCATCTTCGGCGCGGACGAGGCCTTTGACGGCCTGAAGCACACCTTCAAGATTGGTGATTTCAAGGGCTACGCTGGTCACTTTACCGAGGACATCATCGAGCAGGTCCGGAACCACCCGGAT GTCGAGTATATTGAGCGCGACACCATTGTCCACACTATGCTTCCCCTCGACTCACAAGACAGCGTTGTTGTCGAGGACTCGTGCAACCCCGAGACCGAGAAGCAGGCTCCCTGGGGCTTAGCCCGTATCTCTCACCGAGACACCCTGGGCTTCGGCACATTTAACAAGTACCTCTACACCGCTGACGGTGGCGAGGGTGTTGATGCCTATGTCATTGACACTGGTACCAACATTGAGCACGTCGACTTCGAGGGTCGTGCCAAGTGGGGCAAGACCATCCCTGCcggcgatgaggatgaggatggcaACGGCCACGGCACTCACTGCTCTGGTACCGTTGCTGGTAAGAAGTACGGAGTTGCCAAGAAGGCCCATGTCTACGCCGTCAAGGTCCTCCGATCCAACGGCTCTGGCACCATGAGCGATGTCGTCAAGGGCGTCGAGTACGCCGCTCTCTCCCACCAGGAGCAGGTTAAGCAGGCCAAGGCCGGCAAGCGAAAGGGCTTCAAGGGCTCAGTCGCCAACATGTCTCTTGGTGGTGGCAAGACCTCTGCTCTCGACGCCGCTGTCAACGCTGCCGTCAAGGCCGGTGTTCACttcgccgtcgctgctggcaacGACAACGCCGATGCCTGCAACTACTcccccgccgccgccaccgagcCCGTCACCGTCGGTGCCTCTGCTCTGGACGACAGCCGTGCTTACTTCTCCAACTACGGCAAGTGCACTGACATCTTCGCCCCTGGCTTGAGCATCCAGTCCACCTGGATCGGCTCCAAGTATGCCGTCAACACCATCTCTGGTACCTCCATGGCGTCTCCCCACATCGCCGGTCTCCTGGCCTACTACCTGTCTCTCCAGCCTGCTGGTGACTCTGAGTTTGCTGTTGCCCCCATCACCCCCAACAAGCTCAAGAAGGACCTCATCACCATTGCTACCCAGGGTACTCTGTCTGATATCCCCGCCGATACCCCCAACCTGCTTGCCTGGAACGgtgctggctgcagcaactACTCCCAGATCGTCAAGGCCGGTGGctacaaggccaaggcccagaAGCAGACCAAGCTCCCCGCTACCATTGAGGAGCTCGAGGACGCCATCGAGGGTGACTTTGAGGTTGTCTCTggcaagattgtcaaggGTGCCAAGTCCTTTGGCTCCAAGGCTGAGAAGTTCGCCAAGAAGATCCACGACCTCgtcgaggaggagattgacgAGTTCATGTCCGAGCTCTCCGAGTAA